A stretch of Triticum aestivum cultivar Chinese Spring chromosome 1D, IWGSC CS RefSeq v2.1, whole genome shotgun sequence DNA encodes these proteins:
- the LOC123183392 gene encoding uncharacterized protein isoform X1 — protein sequence MLRLRCCVLNHLLSSPATSPASHLHRLVSAAAPAPAAPPNATFAVEDYLVETCGLTRAQALKASAKLPHLKSPSNPDAVLAFLAGLGLSGADVAAAVARDPRLLCAKLDKALASNVAGLAGLGLSRCEIARIVSLAGYSLGNKSAVSKLHYYLPLFGSPEKFIQAMKFNTNLLTYSLERVTKPNVAFLRKCGLGACDIAKLCAARSRMLTINIDRLRAMVAFAEGLGVPRGSRMFWRALNAVAALREENIAAKVDSLKNIFRWSGAEVGIAFCKAPMVLALSKDLLQSKSDFLISEVGLTPAYIAPRSTLLTFSLEGRLKPRYYVTKFLKENGLLDHDRDYYSAVILTEKVFMEKFICPHKEAAPQLSEDYAVACKGEVPTRFRFSGTKNLQ from the coding sequence ATGCTCCGCCTTCGGTGCTGCGTCctcaaccacctcctctcctctccagccACTTCTCCCGCATCCCATCTCCACCGCCTCGTCTCCGCCGcagcgcccgcgcccgccgcccccCCGAACGCTACCTTCGCCGTGGAGGACTACCTCGTCGAAACCTGCGGCCTCACCCGAGCGCAGGCACTCAAGGCCTCCGCAAAGCTCCCCCACCTCAAGTCCCCCTCCAATCCCGACGCCGtcctcgccttcctcgccggcctcggcctctccgGCGCCGATGTCGCCGCGGCCGTCGCGAGGGACCCCAGGCTCCTCTGCGCCAAACTGGATAAAGCCCTGGCCTCCAACGTCGCGGGGctcgccggcctcggcctctcGCGCTGCGAGATCGCCCGCATCGTCTCGCTCGCCGGCTATTCCTTGGGCAACAAATCCGCCGTCTCCAAGCTACACTACTACCTGCCCCTCTTCGGCTCACCCGAGAAGTTCATCCAGGCGATGAAGTTCAATACCAATCTCCTCACGTACAGCCTGGAGCGGGTCACCAAGCCCAATGTCGCGTTCCTGCGCAAGTGCGGGCTAGGTGCTTGTGATATTGCCAAGCTGTGCGCCGCTCGGTCGAGGATGCTCACCATCAACATAGACCGCCTCCGGGCGATGGTGGCATTCGCCGAAGGTCTAGGCGTACCCCGTGGCTCTAGGATGTTCTGGCGCGCCCTGAATGCTGTTGCAGCTCTCCGTGAGGAGAATATCGCCGCCAAAGTGGACAGCTTGAAGAACATTTTCAGGTGGTCCGGTGCTGAGGTGGGCATTGCTTTTTGTAAGGCCCCAATGGTGTTGGCATTGTCCAAGGACCTGCTGCAGAGCAAGTCAGACTTCCTTATCTCTGAGGTGGGATTGACACCAGCATACATTGCTCCGCGGTCGACATTGCTCACTTTCAGCCTGGAGGGTCGGCTAAAGCCACGGTACTACGTTACAAAGTTTCTTAAGGAAAATGGATTGCTAGATCATGACCGGGACTACTATTCTGCTGTCATCCTGACAGAGAAGGTGTTCATGGAGAAGTTCATATGCCCTCACAAGGAAGCTGCACCGCAGCTCTCTGAAGACTACGCAGTAGCTTGCAAGGGGGAAGTGCCGACTAGATTCAGATTTTCAGGAACAAAGAACCTGCAATGA
- the LOC123183392 gene encoding uncharacterized protein isoform X2: MLRLRCCVLNHLLSSPATSPASHLHRLVSAAAPAPAAPPNATFAVEDYLVETCGLTRAQALKASAKLPHLKSPSNPDAVLAFLAGLGLSGADVAAAVARDPRLLCAKLDKALASNVAGLAGLGLSRCEIARIVSLAGYSLGNKSAVSKLHYYLPLFGSPEKFIQAMKFNTNLLTYSLERVTKPNVAFLRKCGLGACDIAKLCAARSRMLTINIDRLRAMVAFAEGLGVPRGSRMFWRALNAVAALREENIAAKVDSLKNIFRWSGAEVGIAFCKAPMVLALSKDLLQSKSDFLISEVGLTPAYIAPRSTLLTFSLEGRLKPREGVHGEVHMPSQGSCTAAL, from the exons ATGCTCCGCCTTCGGTGCTGCGTCctcaaccacctcctctcctctccagccACTTCTCCCGCATCCCATCTCCACCGCCTCGTCTCCGCCGcagcgcccgcgcccgccgcccccCCGAACGCTACCTTCGCCGTGGAGGACTACCTCGTCGAAACCTGCGGCCTCACCCGAGCGCAGGCACTCAAGGCCTCCGCAAAGCTCCCCCACCTCAAGTCCCCCTCCAATCCCGACGCCGtcctcgccttcctcgccggcctcggcctctccgGCGCCGATGTCGCCGCGGCCGTCGCGAGGGACCCCAGGCTCCTCTGCGCCAAACTGGATAAAGCCCTGGCCTCCAACGTCGCGGGGctcgccggcctcggcctctcGCGCTGCGAGATCGCCCGCATCGTCTCGCTCGCCGGCTATTCCTTGGGCAACAAATCCGCCGTCTCCAAGCTACACTACTACCTGCCCCTCTTCGGCTCACCCGAGAAGTTCATCCAGGCGATGAAGTTCAATACCAATCTCCTCACGTACAGCCTGGAGCGGGTCACCAAGCCCAATGTCGCGTTCCTGCGCAAGTGCGGGCTAGGTGCTTGTGATATTGCCAAGCTGTGCGCCGCTCGGTCGAGGATGCTCACCATCAACATAGACCGCCTCCGGGCGATGGTGGCATTCGCCGAAGGTCTAGGCGTACCCCGTGGCTCTAGGATGTTCTGGCGCGCCCTGAATGCTGTTGCAGCTCTCCGTGAGGAGAATATCGCCGCCAAAGTGGACAGCTTGAAGAACATTTTCAGGTGGTCCGGTGCTGAGGTGGGCATTGCTTTTTGTAAGGCCCCAATGGTGTTGGCATTGTCCAAGGACCTGCTGCAGAGCAAGTCAGACTTCCTTATCTCTGAGGTGGGATTGACACCAGCATACATTGCTCCGCGGTCGACATTGCTCACTTTCAGCCTGGAGGGTCGGCTAAAGCCACG AGAAGGTGTTCATGGAGAAGTTCATATGCCCTCACAAGGAAGCTGCACCGCAGCTCTCTGA